The following coding sequences lie in one Chiroxiphia lanceolata isolate bChiLan1 chromosome 19, bChiLan1.pri, whole genome shotgun sequence genomic window:
- the C19H17orf75 gene encoding protein Njmu-R1 — protein MLPALPDGDERELESSEEGGGAGEERRPERHGSTYHGLYGYHRSAQGAAGGDGGAGAHTPSTEDFSLTLLDTNLPAEAETELRSFIAKRLTKGALFEGMGSVASVGLSIPESKVGCYYCRFQQENLLEMATLESDANAPEYVVCFLGGSEKGLELFRLELDKYIQSLKINLDLEQKNLESCVSPFLRSWFEDAICPIQRVVQLFQDKLASLLHAALSYTPVEVKNADERTEKDISRFLAAASLQGLVQEGTMTSLCIAMTEEQHKSLVIDCSAAQPQLHNAGSNRFCEDWMQAFVNGAEGGNPFLFRQILENFKLKAIQDINNLKRFIRQAEMNHYALFKCYLFLKNCGSGDILLKIVKVEHAEMPEARNVVTVLEEFMRETAVA, from the exons ATGCTGCCGGCGCTGCCGGACGGCGATGAGCGGGAGCTGGAGAGCAGCGAGGagggcggcggcgcgggcgaGGAGCGGCGGCCGGAGCGGCACGGCAGCACCTACCACGGCCTCTACGGCTACCACAG GTCCGCGCAGGGAGCGGCCGGCGGGGatggcggggccggggcacACACCCCCTCCACCGAGGACTTCAG CCTCACCTTGCTGGACACGAACTTACCAGCTGAAGCGGAGACAGAATTGCGCAGTTTTATCGCCAAGCGCCTCACTAAGGGAGCCCTGTTTGAAGGGATGGGCAGTGTAGCCTCAGTGGGGCTcag cataCCAGAAAGCAAAGTTGGTTGTTACTACTGTCGTTTCCAACAAGAAAATCTTCTAGAAATGGCGACACTGGAATCGGACGCCAATGCCCCAGAATATGTGGTCTGTTTCTTAGGTGGCTCAGAGAAGGGTCTGGAACT TTTCAGACTTGAGCTGGACAAATACATTCAAAGTCTGAAGATAAACCTTGATTTGGAG CAAAAGAACTTGGAGAGCTGTGTGAGCCCCTTCTTGAGGAGCTGGTTTGAGGATGCCATCTGCCCGATTCAGAGGGTGGTGCAGCTCTTCCAGGACAAACTGGCCTCTCTGTTACATGCT GCTTTGAGTTATACTCCTGTAGAAgtaaaaaatgcagatgaaagaacagaaaaggacaTCAGCAG GTTcctggcagctgccagcctgCAAGGACTGGTCCAGGAAGGCACAATGACCTCCCTGTGCATTGCCATGACCGAGGAACAGCACAAGTCCCTGGTTATAGACTGCagtgcagctcagccccagtTACACAATGCAG GGAGCAACAGATTCTGTGAGGACTGGATGCAGGCTTTTGTGAACGGTGCTGAAGGTGGCAATCCATTTCTCTTCCGGCAGATTTTGGAAAACTTCAAACTGAAG GCCATCCAGGACATTAACAACCTGAAGAGGTTTATCCGCCAGGCTGAGATGAACCACTATGCCCTGTTCAAGTGCTACCTGTTCCTGAAGAACTGTGGCAGTGGAGACATCCTCCTGAAGATTGTCAAAGTGGAGCATGCAGAGATGCCAGAAGCCAGGAACGTAGTGACCGTCCTCGAGGAATTCATGAGAGAAACAGCCGTGGCTTAA